One genomic window of Arachis hypogaea cultivar Tifrunner chromosome 8, arahy.Tifrunner.gnm2.J5K5, whole genome shotgun sequence includes the following:
- the LOC112707303 gene encoding BURP domain-containing protein 6 translates to MESGHCGLISALFCVAFLLGSHVQANEMLWGNPDHMPKALRDLTKPGIGDRGLKISNNKIDVDVYGKLRDPNGLKDTVLNVTFFLEQDLHPGKKLKLEFPKRSSDFTFLPNSLAKITPFSSTRLLEILKRFGIEAESTDAKTVKDTLELCESPAIKGEEKYCATSLDSLVNFAVLKLGKNIKLLSTELEKENEKAEEYSVLKGVTKNGDKAVVCHKLNYPYAVFYCHKVESRAYNVPLVSIEDGTKAKALAICHNNTRHWASDNPAFMQLNVKPGTVPVCHFLATDTLLWVPGSY, encoded by the exons ATGGAGTCTGGTCACTGTGGCCTCATCTCGGCACTTTTCTGT GTTGCATTCTTATTAGGTAGCCATGTCCAAGCAAATGAGATGTTATGGGGAAACCCTGATCACATGCCTAAAGCATTAAGGGATCTCACGAAGCCTG GAATTGGCGATCGAGGACTTAAGATAAGCAACAACAAAATAGATGTTGACGTCTATGGCAAACTGAGGGACCCTAATGGACTCAAAGATACAGTGCTGAATGTCACATTTTTCCTTGAACAAGACCTTCATCCTGGCAAGAAACTCAAACTTGAGTTCCCTAAGCGTTCTAGTGACTTCACCTTTTTACCAAACTCACTTGCAAAGATCACCCCATTTTCCAGTACCAG GCTCCTAGAGATTCTGAAGCGTTTTGGCATAGAGGCTGAGTCAACCGATGCTAAGACAGTGAAAGACACACTTGAGCTTTGCGAAAGCCCTGCCATTAAGGGGGAGGAAAAATACTGTGCCACCTCTCTGGACTCATTGGTAAACTTTGCGGTTTTGAAGCTTGGGAAGAACATAAAACTACTTTCAACAGAGTTGGAGAAGGAAAATGAAAAGGCAGAGGAATACAGTGTGCTGAAGGGAGTGACAAAAAATGGTGATAAAGCTGTAGTGTGCCACAAACTGAATTACCCTTATGCTGTGTTCTACTGCCACAAAGTGGAATCAAGGGCTTATAATGTTCCATTGGTGTCTATCGAAGATGGGACAAAAGCTAAAGCTCTAGCAATTTGCCATAATAATACTAGGCATTGGGCTAGTGATAATCCTGCTTTTATGCAACTTAATGTTAAGCCTGGAACTGTTCCCGTTTGTCATTTTCTTGCCACTGATACCCTTCTTTGGGTGCCCGGATCTTACTAG